In one Bacteroidota bacterium genomic region, the following are encoded:
- a CDS encoding alpha-glucosidase C-terminal domain-containing protein gives MKEKQIQIMKECWEELYGSQENALLQSFMEDLEKTASETGPPQQSEWYKDAIVYSLYVDLFNHDLAGLKEKLDYLGNLGVNCLWLLPVLDSPMRDAGFDISNYRKIRDDLLGSEGPYSVEDSSRIFGSFLEEAHKKDIKVIFDIAINHISDQHSWFREARKSEDNPYRDYFIWSKDTNRYKEARLLFKGMCPSNWEKDGDSDWYYFHRFFEFQPDLNYRNPRVLLEMSSNFLFWLKLGVDGFRADAIPYLWKEKGTDCENLPQTHTIVRFFRAAIEYARPNTLLLAEACQKPKDIVRYLETEEECNAGYHFPLMPQMFKAIAQQSREPVIKTLDISTTPEIPPSSQWFTFLRCHDELSLELVYISEEDRKYIHEHYCHKPEWDFRVGEGISARLSELMQMDVRKISAAYSLMLSLPGTPVIYYGDEYGKANDMDYYREMIKMTGKDDTRFLVRGRMDWEEINKELNDPESFSYKVYQRVSKMIRTRKEHAAFGRGKLEWKVVQQIGKSNDDEIVAFLRTHKCERVLIIQNLSEQTIPVIYPEKVLADFELDLLGQKVVRDVADNTIVLEPYAYYWFLT, from the coding sequence ATGAAAGAAAAACAAATCCAAATCATGAAAGAATGCTGGGAGGAGCTGTATGGCTCACAGGAAAACGCCCTCCTGCAATCATTCATGGAAGACCTGGAAAAAACAGCTTCTGAAACAGGGCCTCCACAGCAAAGCGAATGGTATAAAGACGCTATCGTCTATTCCCTTTATGTAGACCTTTTTAATCATGATCTTGCCGGATTAAAAGAAAAACTGGACTATCTCGGCAACCTGGGGGTAAACTGTCTCTGGCTCCTTCCCGTGCTGGATTCTCCTATGCGCGACGCCGGCTTCGATATCAGTAACTATCGTAAGATCCGTGATGATTTACTGGGTTCTGAAGGCCCCTATTCTGTTGAAGACTCCTCCAGGATCTTCGGATCTTTCCTGGAAGAAGCCCATAAGAAAGATATAAAGGTGATCTTCGATATAGCCATTAACCACATCTCTGACCAGCACTCCTGGTTCAGGGAAGCCAGGAAATCGGAAGATAACCCATACCGCGATTATTTTATCTGGAGCAAAGACACCAACAGATACAAAGAAGCCCGGCTGCTCTTCAAAGGCATGTGCCCCAGCAACTGGGAAAAGGATGGCGACAGCGACTGGTATTATTTTCACCGTTTCTTCGAATTTCAGCCCGACCTCAACTACCGGAATCCCAGGGTACTGCTGGAGATGTCGTCCAACTTCCTTTTCTGGCTGAAACTGGGCGTTGATGGTTTCCGTGCAGATGCCATCCCCTATTTATGGAAAGAAAAAGGCACCGACTGTGAAAACCTGCCCCAGACCCATACCATCGTGCGTTTCTTCCGGGCAGCGATCGAGTACGCCAGACCCAACACCCTGCTGCTCGCCGAAGCCTGCCAGAAACCCAAAGACATTGTCCGCTACCTCGAAACAGAGGAAGAATGCAATGCAGGATATCACTTCCCGCTGATGCCTCAGATGTTCAAGGCCATCGCCCAGCAAAGCCGTGAACCAGTCATTAAAACACTGGATATATCAACTACTCCCGAAATTCCACCTTCTTCCCAATGGTTTACCTTCCTGCGTTGCCACGATGAACTCAGCCTGGAACTGGTATACATCAGCGAGGAAGACCGGAAATACATCCATGAACACTATTGCCACAAACCCGAATGGGATTTCCGCGTAGGGGAAGGGATCTCTGCCAGACTCTCCGAACTTATGCAGATGGATGTCAGGAAGATCAGCGCAGCATACTCCCTCATGCTTTCCCTGCCCGGAACCCCCGTGATCTATTACGGCGATGAATATGGCAAAGCCAACGATATGGATTACTACCGCGAAATGATCAAAATGACAGGCAAAGACGATACCCGCTTCCTGGTAAGGGGACGTATGGACTGGGAAGAGATCAACAAGGAACTGAATGACCCTGAAAGCTTTAGTTATAAAGTGTACCAAAGGGTAAGCAAAATGATACGCACCAGGAAGGAACATGCCGCCTTCGGCAGGGGTAAGCTGGAATGGAAAGTGGTTCAGCAAATCGGAAAATCTAATGACGATGAGATTGTAGCTTTCCTGAGAACCCATAAATGCGAGCGGGTCCTGATCATACAAAACCTCTCAGAACAAACCATCCCGGTTATTTATCCCGAAAAAGTACTGGCCGACTTTGAGCTGGACCTCCTGGGACAAAAAGTGGTAAGGGATGTGGCAGATAATACCATCGTTCTCGAGCCATATGCTTATTATTGGTTTTTAACCTAA